The following coding sequences lie in one Lolium perenne isolate Kyuss_39 chromosome 2, Kyuss_2.0, whole genome shotgun sequence genomic window:
- the LOC139835380 gene encoding glyoxylate/hydroxypyruvate reductase HPR3-like — protein MRPPPPSSDERPLVLLAQPLFPEFAAALAGRFRFALAADAADTAEGRVLLVGLKPVTDEHLAGFPALELVVGISVGVDHVDLAACRRRGLSVTNAGAAFAVGLVVTVFRRVAAAWDQATRRPGKINIH, from the coding sequence ATGAGGCCACCGCCACCGTCCAGCGACGAGAGGCCGCTGGTGCTCCTAGCGCAGCCGCTCTTCCCGGAGTTCGCCGCCGCGCTCGCCGGCCGCTTCCGGTTCGCTTTGGCAGCTGACGCGGCGGACACCGCCGAGGGGAGGGTGCTGCTCGTGGGGTTAAAGCCTGTCACGGACGAGCACCTGGCCGGGTTCCCGGCGCTCGAGCTCGTGGTGGGCATCTCTGTGGGCGTCGACCACGTCGATCTTGCCGCCTGCAGGCGCCGTGGGCTCAGCGTGACTAACGCTGGTGCCGCGTTCGCCGTCGGTCTCGTCGTCACCGTGTTCCGTAGGGTGGCTGCTGCCTGGGACCAGGCGACCAGGCGACCAGGAAAAATTAATATACACTGA